One window of Medicago truncatula cultivar Jemalong A17 chromosome 2, MtrunA17r5.0-ANR, whole genome shotgun sequence genomic DNA carries:
- the LOC11439210 gene encoding nucleosome assembly protein 1;2 yields MTSNKEGFNIADLSSALNEEDRADLVNALKSKIQSLAGQHSDVLESLSPVVRKRVEVLREIQGEHDELEAKFLEERAALEAKYQKLYQPLYTKRYDIVNGVTEVEGAAMETTADAEEDNEKGVPSFWLNAMKNNDVLSEEVTERDEAALKFLKDIKWSRIDDPKGFKLEFFFDTNPYFSNSILTKTYHMVDEDEPILEKAIGTEIQWLPGKCLTQKVLKKKPKKGAKNAKPITKTETCESFFNFFNPPEVPEDDEDIDEDMAEELQNQMEQDYDIGSTIRDKIIPHAVSWFTGEAAQGEEFGDLDDEDDDEDDDAEDDDEDEDEDEDEDDDEDEEETKTKKKSSAKKSGIAQLGEGQQGERPPECKQQ; encoded by the exons ATGACTAGCAACAAAGAAGGTTTCAACATCGCAGATCTCAGTTCTG CTCTCAATGAAGAGGATCGTGCTGACCTAGTTAACGCTCTCAAG AGTAAGATTCAGAGTCTTGCTGGACAGCACTCTGATGTTCTAGAGAGTCTATCCCCTGTTGTAAGGAAGCGTGTTGAGGTTCTCAGAGAGATTCAG GGTGAACATGATGAATTGGAGGCTAAGTTTTTGGAGGAGAGAGCAGCTCTTGAAGCCAAATACCAAAAATTGTATCAACCATTGTACACAAAG CGATATGACATTGTGAATGGTGTCACTGAAGTGGAAGGGGCAGCAATGGAAACTACAGCTGATGCAGAAGAGGACAATG AGAAAGGAGTTCCTTCGTTTTGGCTCAATGCTATGAAAAACAATGATGTGTTATCTGAAGAG GTTACGGAGCGCGATGAAGCTGCTCTCAAGTTTCTCAAAGATATCAAGTGGAGCAGGATTGATGACCCGAAAGGGTTCAAGCTTGAGTTCTTCTTTGATACCAATCCATATTTTTCAAACTCGATCTTGACGAAGACATATCATATGGTTGATGAGGATGAACCTATATTGGAGAAAGCAATTGG GACTGAAATTCAATGGCTTCCTGGAAAATGCTTGACacaaaaggttttgaagaaaaagccCAAGAAGGGTGCAAAGAATGCTAAACCAATTACCAAAACTGAAACTTGTGAAAGCTTCTTCAACTTTTTCAATCCACCAGAAGTCcctgaagatgatgaagacatTGATGAAGATATG gCTGAGGAACTTCAGAATCAGATGGAACAGGACTACGACATTGG GTCAACAATAAGAGATAAGATCATCCCCCATGCTGTATCATGGTTTACTGGAGAGGCTGCTCAGGGAGAGGAGTTTGGAGACCTGGATgacgaagatgatgatgaagacgATGATGCtgaggatgatgatgaagacGAGGACGAGGATGAGGACGAAGACGAcgatgaagatgaggaagagACCAAGACTAAAAAGAAG TCATCTGCTAAG AAGAGCGGAATAGCTCAGCTTGGCGAGGGTCAGCAGGGTGAAAGGCCACCAGAGTGCAAGCAGCAATAG